The following proteins are encoded in a genomic region of Methanoculleus bourgensis MS2:
- a CDS encoding tetratricopeptide repeat protein, with the protein MPRLVIPESPRKEDDGDALRAYNDVTAGNLHESAALNNMGVTLERQGRYEEALAAFSAALLCDNNDVYAWNNRAVILTRLGRPQEAVLACIRALALDRLCIFAWVTYGMVLGRLGKYREAEMALAVAEDLDPQARALYPGNLTMTRA; encoded by the coding sequence ATGCCCAGATTGGTTATACCGGAGTCTCCCCGTAAAGAGGATGATGGAGATGCGTTACGGGCGTACAACGACGTAACAGCGGGGAACCTGCATGAATCAGCGGCCCTGAACAACATGGGCGTGACGCTCGAACGGCAGGGCCGCTACGAGGAGGCGCTGGCCGCATTCAGTGCGGCGCTCCTCTGTGACAACAATGACGTCTACGCCTGGAACAACCGTGCAGTGATCCTCACCAGGCTCGGCCGCCCCCAGGAAGCGGTGCTCGCCTGCATCCGGGCGCTCGCCCTCGACCGGTTGTGCATCTTCGCCTGGGTCACCTACGGCATGGTGCTTGGGAGGCTCGGGAAGTACCGGGAGGCTGAGATGGCTCTTGCGGTCGCAGAGGATCTCGACCCGCAGGCCCGGGCGCTCTACCCCGGAAATCTGACGATGACCCGGGCGTGA